Genomic window (Pseudovibrio brasiliensis):
ATGGCCGCATGATAGACCTAATTAAAATCATCAATTATATTGATGCAGCTTAAACTAAAAAACTGAATCAACGGCGCGTCAGGACCTTGTGGCAAGATGACAAAGTTCAAAGAACTCCTTCAAAACAGCTTTTCACTATCGGGTTTGGCAGAGGAGCATGCACATGGTCTCTCTGAAATTGCCCAGCCTATGTCATTGAAATCTGGCGCAGTTCTCTTCAAGGCTGGCGACCCGGGCAATGGGTGTTACGCAATCATCGAAGGCAGCATGAAGGTCTCCGTTGTCTCGCTTGATGGCAGTGAACAGCTTCTGGCAGTTTTGGGGCAGGGGTCCCTGGTCGGTGAAATTGCCTTGCTTGATGGCAGTGAACGTTCAGCCACAGTGACTGCTCTGAAGCCGAGTCAGCTTGCATTTATCTCCAAAGCTGCATTTTATCGTTATGCGGATGAGAACCCCGCTGTGTATCGCCATATGCTGCAAATCGTGGCGACTCGCTTGCGCCGGTCCAACGATGCTCTTGCCGCTCGTTCTTTCCTTCCGCTCAATGGTCGCGTTGCTCAGACCCTGCTGCAACTCTCTGAAACCTTTGGCAAAAAAGTCGACAGCAATAAGATCCTCGTGCATTACAAGATCTCTCAGGCAGAGATCGCCAATATGGCTGGCGGTGCCCGTGAGAACGTGAGCCGTGTGCTCAACGTCTGGAAACGTGAGGGCGTAATCAGTCGCCTCTCTGGATATTACTGCCTCGAAAAGCCAGAGGTGCTACGAGCTGCCGCAGAGCTTTAAACTCGGTATTTGAGTAAAAGTGACCCAAAGTAACAACAAGGGCATGAGTCTTGTCCCTGCAAGGCTCCTGAAACACCGAGATGACTTATCAGCACTTTGACATTCGCCCACTAGACGAATGCACTCCAGTTCATCCTGACCTGACATATGATCAGGTCCGTGCGCTGGTCGCCAATCATTCAGAAAAACTTCGTCAGAATGATACACTGGCAAACGTCTACCAGAGCAATATGAAATGCGACTGGGAAGACTATGAAGCGCAGGCTGTTCGTTTCTGGTGCTCCGCTCTCATGAAAGACCAGAGCTACTCCGGTCGCCCGATTGGCAAGTATCGCGGTTCTGCAAAGCAGGTATGCGGTGATGATATTGCCAGCTGGTTGAATTTATTCGAAAATGCCGTCGAAGAATGTGTTGCTGAAACCGCTCGGGCCAATACCATGAAATGTGCGACCCAGGTTGTTGATTGCTTCCATATGGCGATGATCCCTTCTTGAGTAGTTGAGCTTCGCCATGCATAGCATTTCCTCTGATGGATCGACGGAGCTTTAAAACTATGAATGATACAAGAGACGCTGTCGAAGAAGAGCAGCCAGTAGGTGAGCTGACCACACGCACAATGGCGATGCCGGCAGACACCAATGCATCTGGCGATATCTTTGGCGGTTGGGTTGTCTCTCAAATGGATATTGCGGCTGGTATTGCAGCAAGCCAGTGCGCCATGGAGCGCGTTGTGACTGTTGCGATCGACAGCATGACGTTTATTCGCCCTGTAAAAGTCGGCGATGTGATGTGTGTTTACTCCCGTGTCCTCCGTGTTGGCAGAACCTCAATTACGCTGGCAATCGAAGCCTGGGCATTGCGCCATCGTTTTGGTTACCGCGAAAAGGTGACAAATGCTCAGTTCACCTTTGTTGCCGTGGATGATAACGGTAAGCCAATCGAGATCTCTGAAGAGCAGCGTGCAAAGTACAACAACGCTTAATCAGCTCACTGGTCAGGAAGAGGAAACAAGCTGTGTCATCTAAAATTCCCGTTATGTCAGCGCGTGAACGGACACCGCTTGATCCTTCCATCACACCAGCACAGATCAACCTGCTGGTTGAAAGCTTTTATGGCAGAGTACGCCAGCATGAGACGCTGGGGCCGATCTTCCTAAGAGAAATGGGCGAGGACTGGGGGCCGCATCTGCACAAAATGAAG
Coding sequences:
- a CDS encoding Crp/Fnr family transcriptional regulator, giving the protein MTKFKELLQNSFSLSGLAEEHAHGLSEIAQPMSLKSGAVLFKAGDPGNGCYAIIEGSMKVSVVSLDGSEQLLAVLGQGSLVGEIALLDGSERSATVTALKPSQLAFISKAAFYRYADENPAVYRHMLQIVATRLRRSNDALAARSFLPLNGRVAQTLLQLSETFGKKVDSNKILVHYKISQAEIANMAGGARENVSRVLNVWKREGVISRLSGYYCLEKPEVLRAAAEL
- a CDS encoding group III truncated hemoglobin; translated protein: MTYQHFDIRPLDECTPVHPDLTYDQVRALVANHSEKLRQNDTLANVYQSNMKCDWEDYEAQAVRFWCSALMKDQSYSGRPIGKYRGSAKQVCGDDIASWLNLFENAVEECVAETARANTMKCATQVVDCFHMAMIPS
- a CDS encoding acyl-CoA thioesterase; translation: MNDTRDAVEEEQPVGELTTRTMAMPADTNASGDIFGGWVVSQMDIAAGIAASQCAMERVVTVAIDSMTFIRPVKVGDVMCVYSRVLRVGRTSITLAIEAWALRHRFGYREKVTNAQFTFVAVDDNGKPIEISEEQRAKYNNA